The Panicum virgatum strain AP13 chromosome 5K, P.virgatum_v5, whole genome shotgun sequence genome has a window encoding:
- the LOC120706474 gene encoding serine/threonine-protein kinase-like protein At5g23170, protein MKEFSYEEVEAATGGFAAKNLVGKGSHGSVYKARLRGGGSRTATVAVKRPSHAQGEAKLANEIAVLSAAPRHPGIVAFVGVVVARPAPADAGVKRAVAAPPPPPPLLVMEYVPNGSLHDLLHRAPRPPPWPRRVEIALDVARAVQALHAAAPRVIIHRDVKSANVLLGRDGRARLADFSLAVRVAATALSKEGGGDDDEGSAAGPAPAGTIGYLDPCYTEPGRLGPESDVFSFGVVLLELVSGRKVMDVSACPSSIVAWAAPLIAAGRAREVLDARVAAPPTARAEGAVARVLALAARCVSESVERRPAMAEVASELHGALESAGWRRRRGVVERACKRIASWGQRVRWSRRVRATKVECTEHSDSPTAASRSIARARRARCHRVQTTTRAAAAARSNEPPRIHRKPTFRFQFETNSISLSLLRC, encoded by the coding sequence ATGAAGGAGTTCTCGTacgaggaggtggaggcggccacgGGCGGATTCGCGGCCAAGAACCTCGTGGGGAAGGGCAGCCACGGCAGCGTATACAAGGCCAGGCTGCGGGGAGGCGGCAGCAGGACGGCCACCGTCGCCGTCAAGCGGCCGTCGCACGCGCAGGGGGAGGCCAAGCTCGCGAACGAGATCGCCGTGCtttccgccgcgccgcgccacccgGGCATCGTCGCCTTCGTCGGGGTCGTCGTggcccggccggcgccggcggatgCGGGGGTGaagagggcggtggcggcgcctccgcctccgccgccgctactCGTCATGGAGTATGTGCCCAACGGGTCGCTCCACGACCTGCTGCAccgggcgccgcggccgccgccgtggccgcggcgcgTCGAGATCGCGCTCGACGTGGCGCGCGCCGTGCAAGCGCTgcacgccgcggcgccgcgcgtCATCATCCACCGCGACGTCAAGTCCGCCAACGTCCTGCTCGGCCGCGACGGCCGCGCCCGCCTCGCCGACTTCAGCCTCGCCGTCAGGGTCGCCGCTACCGCCCTCAgcaaggagggcggcggcgacgacgacgaaggctcggcggcggggccggcgccggcgggcacgATCGGGTACCTGGACCCGTGCTACACGGAGCCGGGGCGGCTGGGCCCGGAGAGCGACGTGTTCAGCTTCGGTGTGGTGCTCCTGGAGCTCGTGAGCGGGCGCAAGGTGATGGACGTGAGCGCGTGCCCGTCGTCCATCGTCGCCTGGGCCGCGCCGCTGATCGCCGCGGGGCGGGCGCGGGAGGTGCTCGACGCCAGggtggccgcgccgcccaccgcgcGGGCCGAGGGCGCCGTCGCCCGCGTCCTGGCCCTGGCGGCGCGGTGCGTGTCGGAGAgcgtggagcggcggccggctaTGGCCGAGGTCGCGTCCGAGCTGCACGGCGCCCTCGAGAGCGccgggtggcgccgccgccgcggcgtggtCGAGCGGGCGTGCAAGCGCATCGCGTCCTGGGGGCAGCGTGTGAGGTGGAGCAGGAGGGTGAGGGCGACCAAGGTCGAGTGCACCGAGCACTCCGACAGTCCGACAGCGGCGTCGCGCTCGATCGCGAGGGCTCGCCGTGCGCGCTGCCATCGCGTCCAAACAACgacacgagcggcggcggcggcgcgctcaaaTGAGCCGCCGCGGATCCATCGAAAACCAACTTTCCGGTTTCAATTCGAGACGAATTCAATCTCGCTGTCATTACTTAGGTGCTAA
- the LOC120706475 gene encoding calmodulin-1, with protein sequence MADQLTDDQIAEFKEAFSLFDKDGDGCITTKELGTVMRSLGQNPTEAELQDMINEVDADGNGTIDFPEFLNLMARKMKDTDSEEELKEAFRVFDKDQNGFISAAELRHVMTNLGEKLTDEEVDEMIREADVDGDGQINYEEFVKVMMAK encoded by the exons ATGGCGGACCAGCTCACCGACGACCAGATCGCCGAGTTCAAGGAGGCCTTCAGCCTCTTCGACAAGGACGGCGACG GCTGCATCACCACCAAGGAGCTTGGAACTGTGATGCGCTCATTGGGGCAGAACCCTACTGAGGCTGAACTCCAGGACATGATCAATGAGGTTGATGCAGATGGTAACGGAACCATTGACTTCCCTGAGTTCCTCAACTTGATGGCACGCAAGATGAAGGACACTGACTCTGAGGAGGAGCTCAAGGAGGCCTTCCGTGTGTTTGACAAGGACCAGAACGGCTTCATCTCCGCTGCTGAGCTCCGCCACGTCATGACCAACCTTGGCGAGAAGCTGACAGACGAGGAGGTGGACGAGATGATCCGTGAAGCTGATGTGGACGGCGATGGCCAGATCAACTACGAGGAGTTCGTGAAGGTGATGATGGCCAAGTGA
- the LOC120706473 gene encoding probable peptide/nitrate transporter At3g43790 isoform X2, whose protein sequence is MGGGGGATAALGEPLLVVRSAYRPRCPGCRVDRLNAEREGVFPLKDLFLIWLVTVTCTLPIRSLFPFLYFMIRDLHIAKQTQDIGFYAGFVGASYMFGRAISSTEWGIVADKHGRKPVIILTLVSIIVFNTLFGLSLNYWMALTTRCLLGVMCGYLGPIKAYATEVCRKEYNHLALAVVSSSRGIGLIIGPAIGGYLAQPADKYPSIFSQTSIFGRFPYFLPCLCISLVAVLALTACIWFLETLHKHNEDTVDNSVEAIEESLAGTDNEENGNGGCLELFKNWPLMSAITLYCIFSLQDVAYAEVFSLWAVSDRSYGGLSFTSTDVGNVLAASGLFLFLYQMLVYPLLAKSVDHITLVRGVAILTIPLLASYPFFPSLSGFVLMLVVNFTSFLKNTFSVTTITVFNILMNEVVTQNVRAAANGIAVTLMSISKAVAGIM, encoded by the exons atgggcggcggaggaggagccacggcggcgctgggggagcCGCTGCTGGTCGTCAGGTCGGCGTACCGGCCGCGGTGCCCCGGGTGCCGGGTGGACCGCCTGAACGCGGAGCGGGAGGGGGTGTTCCCGCTCAAGGACCTCTTCCTCATCTGGCTGGTCACTGTCACCTGCA CGCTGCCGATCCGGTCTCTGTTTCCCTTCTTGTATTTTATG ATAAGAGACCTGCATATTGCTAAACAGACCCAAGATATTGGATTTTATGCTGGTTTTGTTG GCGCTTCATATATGTTTGGAAGAGCAATCTCCTCAACAGAGTGGGGAATTGTGGCCGATAAACATGGCAGGAAACCGGTTATCATATTGACCCTTGTTTCAAT AATTGTCTTCAATACTCTCTTTGGACTAAGCTTAAACTATTGGATGGCATTAACCACGCGATGTCTGCTCGGGGTCATGTGTGGCTATCTCGGCCCAATTAAG GCTTATGCTACAGAAGTGTGCCGGAAAGAATACAATCATCTGGCTTTAGCAGTT GTTTCTTCCTCCCGAGGCATTGGTCTCATTATTGGACCAGCTATTGGTGGTTATCTTGCACAG CCTGCAGATAAATATCCAAGCATATTCTCTCAGACGTCTATATTTGGGAG GTTTCCATATTTTCTCCCCTGCCTATGTATATCATTAGTTGCAGTTCTTGCTCTAACTGCATGCATCTGGTTTCTG GAAACTCTGCATAAACACAATGAAGATACTGTTGATAACTCAGTCGAGGCTATAGAAGAATCTCTCGCTGGAACGGACAATGAAGAGAATGGAAATGGTGGATGTCTAGAATTATTTAAAAACTGGCCATTGATGTCAGCTATTACTTTATATTGTATTTTCTCTCTCCAGGATGTTGCTTATGCAGAG GTATTCTCTCTCTGGGCTGTCAGTGACCGATCGTATGGTGGATTAAGCTTTACTAGCACAGATGTGGGCAATGTCCTTGCAGCGTCAG gTCTCTTCCTTTTTCTATATCAAATGTTGGTTTATCCATTGCTTGCAAAATCGGTAGACCACATCACATTAGTCCGAGGAGTGGCA ATATTGACTATACCACTTCTTGCTAGTTATCCATTCTTTCCTTCATTGTCAGGGTTTGTTCTTATGTTGGTAGTAAATTTCACATCTTTCCTGAAGAATACTTTCTCG gtaactaccATTACCGTGTTCAACATTTTAATGAATGAAGTGGTG ACTCAGAATGTAAGAGCGGCAGCCAACGGCATCGCTGTAACACTAATGTCCATCTCTAAAGCTGTTGCAGGAATAATGTGA
- the LOC120706473 gene encoding probable peptide/nitrate transporter At3g43790 isoform X1: MGGGGGATAALGEPLLVVRSAYRPRCPGCRVDRLNAEREGVFPLKDLFLIWLVTVTCTLPIRSLFPFLYFMIRDLHIAKQTQDIGFYAGFVGASYMFGRAISSTEWGIVADKHGRKPVIILTLVSIIVFNTLFGLSLNYWMALTTRCLLGVMCGYLGPIKAYATEVCRKEYNHLALAVVSSSRGIGLIIGPAIGGYLAQPADKYPSIFSQTSIFGRFPYFLPCLCISLVAVLALTACIWFLETLHKHNEDTVDNSVEAIEESLAGTDNEENGNGGCLELFKNWPLMSAITLYCIFSLQDVAYAEVFSLWAVSDRSYGGLSFTSTDVGNVLAASGLFLFLYQMLVYPLLAKSVDHITLVRGVAILTIPLLASYPFFPSLSGFVLMLVVNFTSFLKNTFSVTTITVFNILMNEVVVSSTSQKWVISFPIFMHMNVSNISKRKTDSECKSGSQRHRCNTNVHL; this comes from the exons atgggcggcggaggaggagccacggcggcgctgggggagcCGCTGCTGGTCGTCAGGTCGGCGTACCGGCCGCGGTGCCCCGGGTGCCGGGTGGACCGCCTGAACGCGGAGCGGGAGGGGGTGTTCCCGCTCAAGGACCTCTTCCTCATCTGGCTGGTCACTGTCACCTGCA CGCTGCCGATCCGGTCTCTGTTTCCCTTCTTGTATTTTATG ATAAGAGACCTGCATATTGCTAAACAGACCCAAGATATTGGATTTTATGCTGGTTTTGTTG GCGCTTCATATATGTTTGGAAGAGCAATCTCCTCAACAGAGTGGGGAATTGTGGCCGATAAACATGGCAGGAAACCGGTTATCATATTGACCCTTGTTTCAAT AATTGTCTTCAATACTCTCTTTGGACTAAGCTTAAACTATTGGATGGCATTAACCACGCGATGTCTGCTCGGGGTCATGTGTGGCTATCTCGGCCCAATTAAG GCTTATGCTACAGAAGTGTGCCGGAAAGAATACAATCATCTGGCTTTAGCAGTT GTTTCTTCCTCCCGAGGCATTGGTCTCATTATTGGACCAGCTATTGGTGGTTATCTTGCACAG CCTGCAGATAAATATCCAAGCATATTCTCTCAGACGTCTATATTTGGGAG GTTTCCATATTTTCTCCCCTGCCTATGTATATCATTAGTTGCAGTTCTTGCTCTAACTGCATGCATCTGGTTTCTG GAAACTCTGCATAAACACAATGAAGATACTGTTGATAACTCAGTCGAGGCTATAGAAGAATCTCTCGCTGGAACGGACAATGAAGAGAATGGAAATGGTGGATGTCTAGAATTATTTAAAAACTGGCCATTGATGTCAGCTATTACTTTATATTGTATTTTCTCTCTCCAGGATGTTGCTTATGCAGAG GTATTCTCTCTCTGGGCTGTCAGTGACCGATCGTATGGTGGATTAAGCTTTACTAGCACAGATGTGGGCAATGTCCTTGCAGCGTCAG gTCTCTTCCTTTTTCTATATCAAATGTTGGTTTATCCATTGCTTGCAAAATCGGTAGACCACATCACATTAGTCCGAGGAGTGGCA ATATTGACTATACCACTTCTTGCTAGTTATCCATTCTTTCCTTCATTGTCAGGGTTTGTTCTTATGTTGGTAGTAAATTTCACATCTTTCCTGAAGAATACTTTCTCG gtaactaccATTACCGTGTTCAACATTTTAATGAATGAAGTGGTGGTAAGTTCCACTTCCCAAAAATGGGTAATTTCTTTTCCTATATTCATGCATATGAATGTTTCTAACATCAGTAAGCGAAAAACAGACTCAGAATGTAAGAGCGGCAGCCAACGGCATCGCTGTAACACTAATGTCCATCTCTAA